The DNA region GTTATGGAGTCGAAGAAGGACATCCCCTGCTACTTGCCGGGCATCGGACCCATCGCCACCACGCTTGTCAACGGCTGGGCCCAGGACATCACCCAGTACGTAGAGCCGATCAAGGACGTTTACAGCAAGGGCGCGCAGGCGGCCGCGCAGGTTGAGGGTAAGTTCTTCGGCTTCCCGGCGGGACCTTCGGCAACGTTCATGATGGCGAACAAGGCTGTATATGACAAGTACGGGCTGGCCGTTCCCAAGACCTGGGAGGAGTTTGTCACCACAGGCAAGGAACTGAAGACCCACGGCGTCACCGTAATGAACCTCGCCGGAGAAGATCCCTCAACACTCCTGCAGATGTCCCAGCAGGCCGGTGCCAACTGGTTCGAAATCGATGGGGACAAGTGGAAAGTCAACCTGCAGGACGACGCCACCATGAAGGCCGTCAACATCATCCAGCAGATGGTGGACCAGGACCTGGTGTCCCACCAGACGTATCAGGACAGGCCCGCACTGTACTCCTACTTTGACAGTGGCCAGCTGGCCACTGTTCCCCTCGCCTGGTGGTCCATGGCCGGATACCAGACCAACTTCAAAACCTCCCTCGGTCAGTGGGAAGCAGTCGACGTTCCTCAGTTCAAGGGCGCCAAGGAGTTTGTGAGCTCCGGCATGGCAGATCCCGGCTTCGTTCCGGTCGGCTGCGAAAACCCCGCCGCTGCCGTCGAATACGTCCATTGGGTAGCCACCTCCAAGGAAGCCATTGAAGCCGGCAGAAACAAGAAGACCGGGGCAATCGGAGTTCCCACTCACCTGGCTGACGTTTCCACCTACACGGAGGATGTGGTTCCGGACAAGATCTTCGGTGCCCAGCCCGCCGCCGAGGTCGGCAAGGTCATCGCCAAGGCGCAAAATGCGGCCGTCGGCAAGTTTGAGCGCGGCCCGAACTACGACGCCTGGTTCCCGGAGATGCAGGACCAGTGGGGCAAGGTCATGGCCAAGCAGATCACGCTCAAGGAAGCCATGGCCAACGTCCAGACGTTCATCACGAAGGACCTGGACACCAAGGGCATCAAGTACGAGGTCAGCAAGTAACCCACCCGGTTCTCTTCGGAGATCCGCAACAGAGAGGAGACGCTGATGTCTTCCACAACTCAAGTTCGTGAAAGCCCCGGCGGCCACAACCATGGGCCAGCCAGGCAGCCACGGACGAAAGGGAGTCCAGCGTCTCCCCTCTTGTCCTGGCGGAGCATACAGCGCATCAAGGGGGCCTCGTTCACATGGCCGTTTATGATTGGCTTCGCCGTCTTCACCCTTCTTCCCGTGGTGGTGGGGCTGGCCCAAAGCCTGTACACCTCAAAGACCACGGGGCTCGGATTTGGTGCCGCAACCGTCAGCTTCTCCGGCTTTGACAACTTTGCCCGTGGCCTGTCGGACCCCGTCTTTTGGGACTCGATGCTAAGGGTCAGCATCTATGCCGTGGTGATCGTCCCGGTGACGCAGGTGGTCAGCCTCCTGCTGGCACTCCTCATTGATGCTGTTCAGCGGCGGGTGGCCAACAAGTTCCGTCTAATCCTGCTGGTTCCCTACATGATTCCGGGGATTGTGGCCACCATGATTTGGATCTACCTCTATAGCCCGGTCGTGGGACCCTTGACACCCATTCTGAACTTCTTTGGCCTGGACGTTAATTTCTTCAGCGGCAGCATGATCTGGGTTTCCATTGGAAACTTGGCGCTGTGGGGTGCCATCGGTTTCAACATGCTGATCCTCTACGGGGCTTTGCAGGCTGTCCCCCGCGAAATCTTTGATGCGGCCCGGGTGGACGGCGCTTCGGAGTTCCGCATTGCCATGTCCATCAAGGTGCCGTACGTCCAGACGTCCCTCGTACTGACCGGGCTCTTGTCCATCATTGGCACCCTGCAGATCTTTGCCGAGCCGACGCTGTTCCGCTCCATCTCCCCCGAAACAATTACCAAGGACTTCACCCCCAGCATGGTGATCTTCAACCAGGCATTCCAGGTGGGAAACCTTAACTATGCCGCAGCCCAATCCATCATCCTCGCCGCAGTGGTGGGGGTAGCTTCGGTGATTATCTACCGACTGACAAAAAAGGTCGACTCATGACCCTCACTTCGCTCACTGCCGATTCGCCTCGAACCGAAGAAGAGGTGCAGAAATCCGCCCTCAAGCCCCGCCGTCGAAACCGTCCAAAGAAGTTCCGGGATGGCGATGACTCCTCGGAACTGAGCGGTAAGCGTGGAGGCTCGCGGATCGTAGTCATCATCGGGTTGGTGTTGTTCGCCCTCTACTCCATAGGTCCCGCCTGGTGGTTGGTGGTTTCGTCGACCAAGACCAAGGAAGATCTCTATACCACCGACGCCATGTGGTTCGCCAACTTCAGCCTCTTCGACAACCTGGCCTCCCTTTTCACGTATCAGGACGGCATCTTCGGAGTCTGGCTGTGGAACTCCACGCTCTACGCCTTTGCGGGTTCCATTGGCCACACCTTGGTATCCCTGGCGGCGGGCTACGGACTTGCCATGTACTCGTTCCGAGGCAAGGGGACCACGATGGGCTTTATCATCGGCTCGTTCCTCATTCCCGGCGCGTTGCTGACCATCCCGTCCTACCTGCTCTTCGTGCAGATGGGCCTCTACGACACCATCTGGGCCATGATCATCCCCGCGTTCTTCAGCCCGTTTGCGGTGTATCTTGCCAAGATTTACGCCGAGGGGGCAGTGCCCAGTGAGCTGCTGGAAGCCGCCCGGATCGACGGTGCAGGCGAATATCGGATCTTCTTCCAGATTGCCTCCCGGCTCATGACCACAGCCGGCGCCACCATCTTCCTGCTGCACTTCGTGGGCTCCTGGAACGCCTTCTTCGGGCCCATGGTCTTCCTGCGTGGAGATGACAAATGGCCGGTCATGCTCGGCCTCTACTCATGGCTTCAGCGCGGCACTGACTCAACCGTTGACCTCACCGGCTTGGTGATCACGGGGTCCCTGGTGGCCACCATTCCCATGGTGGTCCTGATGGTTGCCATGCAGCGCTACTGGCGGTCCGGCGTCGCCATGGGCAGCCTGAAATAGTTGAACGAATCTGGTCCCATGCTGGGACTTACCACACCCGGACAACCAACAAAAGTCATATGACGCCCAGCCAACCCGTAGACTGGTCAGGCCCTCTGGCAGGAACCACAGAAAGTCCAGCACATGAATACAGCAACATTGGAACGCCTACCGGCCGCTTCGCCCACCGAGGAAGCCGCAGAACCCCACACCATCGACCTGCAGTTTTCCAACGCAGACGAGATGCACGAAGGCCTCGACAACGCTGTTGCCACGCTGATCGAGACAGCCGCCAAAGAAGCCGCCTGCGGCATTCTTGTCACCCGCCTGCACCCAGGGCGCTACACCGTGGCCCTTGACGAATCAGTGCCTTTCGGCGAGACCTACGAGAACATCGCAGCGTAGACTCCTCCACTACCCGCCGGCTGAGAACACTGGCGCACGCAGAAGTCCCCGCACTCTGGGCTTCCCCTCCTGGAGGGAAAGCCCGGACTGCGGGGACTTCTTCGATTCCGAATTAACTCAGGGGCTAGCTCCTACGCACCTGCACACCGTCGGATTTCAGAAAGAGCTGCTTTTCGGATGGACCGGCCGGCACCAGCCACAGCACGTTCCCGCTCTGCGACACTTCTTCCACAACACCTGCCGCAATGACGTGCGCGTGCTTGATAATCTCCACCCGTTCCCCAGCCTGGAGTGATCCCCAGTCCGAAAGGATGGCCGAATGGGAATTTCGCCTCGACAGGACTGCCCCACGTGCTTTCATTTGAACTTCTACCCCTTTGTATACGTCCTGCGCCACAGCCTCTTTGATGTGACTTTCACTACACCTTCAGTTCTACTACACTTTGCCGGCCCGAATTGTTCGTGTCGCCACATATTTCGGTGCCGAATGAAAATGCCAAAGGCCGCTGAACAATATTCCTCCTCAGGCCAGGATCCCGACGGCGGATTCGGCTGCTGCCCGCACCTCGCCTGAGGCAACCAGCCGATCGGCGGTCTCCAGTTCCGGCGACAGGAACCGGTCAGTCCCCGGTCCTTCGACGACGGCGCGGAGCGCACCGATGACGGCTGCACCCGCCGGTCCCGGCCTGAGCTGTCCGCCGGACAGTTGCGTCCGGATGTCGATGGCGCGGGCGGAGGTCACCAGTTCGATGGCCAGGACGCGGCGCAGGTTCTCCACCGCCTTGCGCAGCTTCCGGGCAGCGTGCCAGCCCATGGACACGTGGTCCTCCTGCATGGCGGAACTGGGAATCGAATCAACCGACGCCGGAACAGCCAGCCGTTTGTTGTCGGAGACCAGGCCCGCCTGCGTGTACTGCGCGATCATCATCCCGGAATCCACACCGGGGTCCGCGGCCAGGAAAGCGGGGAGGCCGTGGGAGCGCGCCGGATCCAGCATGCGGTCCGTCCTGCGCTCTGCAATGGAGCTCAGGTCCGCCACGGCGATGGCCAGGAAATCCAGCACGTAGCCCACGGGTGCACCATGGAAGTTGCCGTTGGAGCTCACCCGGCCGTCCGGCAGGACCACCGGGTTGTCGATGGCGGCGGCCAGCTCACGGGAGGCCACCAGAGCGGCGTGGTCCACGGTGTCGCGGACCGCACCCGCCACCTGTGGGGCACAGCGCAACGAGTAGGCGTCCTGGACTTTCGAGTCGCCCACCCGGTGCGATGCCACGAGGGGCGAGTTGGAGAGCACCCGCAGCATGTTGTCTGCGCTCGCAGCCTGTCCCGGATGCGGACGGAGCGCCGCGTGGAGCTCGGGCAGGAACACCTGGTCCGTCCCCAGCAGCGCCTCAACGCTCATCGCGGCGGTGATATCCGCCGTCGTCAGAAGTTGCCGGATGTCCGCGATGGCCATCAGGAGCATGCCCAGCATTCCCTCGGTGCCGTTGACCAGTGCCAGACCCTCCTTCTCCGCGAGGGTAACCGGCTCAATACCGTGTGCGGCAAGCAGTTCCGCCACGGGTGACTCACCGCGGCCGCCGTACGGCACGCCGTCGGGGCCTGTCGCTTCGCCCTCGCCCATCAGCACCAGGGCGCAGTGGGACAGCGGGGCGAGGTCCCCGGAGCAGCCCAGTGAGCCGAATTCCCGGACCACCGGGGTGATTCCGGCGTTGAGTACATCCACCATGGTCTGCAGCACCACGGGGCGAACGCCGGTGCGGCCCGAGGCCAGGGTCTTGGCGCGGAGGAACATGATGCCGCGGACCACCTCGCGCTCCACGGCCGGACCCATCCCGGCAGCGTGGCTGCGGATCAGGGACTTCTGCAGCTGGGTGCGCAGCTCGTTGGGAATGTGCCGGTTCGCCAGCGCGCCGAAACCCGTGGAGACGCCATAGGCAGGGACCACGCTGTGGGCGAGGTCATCGATGTGGGCGCGGACCTTTGCCACCGTGTCCAGGACTTCCTGGGAGATGGTCACCTTTGCGTTGTGGCGCGCGACGGCGACTACTTCCTCCGGCGTGACGCCGCTGGAGCCGAGGGTGACGGTCAGCGATTCTTGCGTAGTGATGGTCATGGTGTTCCTACTTGCTTTCGTTCTCATCGGTTGCTCTGTAGGTGCCTTTTGG from Arthrobacter pascens includes:
- a CDS encoding ABC transporter substrate-binding protein — its product is MSLKTTKRKALSISAAAAAIGLLAGCGSAPTPAAAPTAAGPVTIDVWGWDAESTPNVVAAFNASQDKITVNYVLQASLKATQTNFRNVMESKKDIPCYLPGIGPIATTLVNGWAQDITQYVEPIKDVYSKGAQAAAQVEGKFFGFPAGPSATFMMANKAVYDKYGLAVPKTWEEFVTTGKELKTHGVTVMNLAGEDPSTLLQMSQQAGANWFEIDGDKWKVNLQDDATMKAVNIIQQMVDQDLVSHQTYQDRPALYSYFDSGQLATVPLAWWSMAGYQTNFKTSLGQWEAVDVPQFKGAKEFVSSGMADPGFVPVGCENPAAAVEYVHWVATSKEAIEAGRNKKTGAIGVPTHLADVSTYTEDVVPDKIFGAQPAAEVGKVIAKAQNAAVGKFERGPNYDAWFPEMQDQWGKVMAKQITLKEAMANVQTFITKDLDTKGIKYEVSK
- a CDS encoding carbohydrate ABC transporter permease, which gives rise to MIGFAVFTLLPVVVGLAQSLYTSKTTGLGFGAATVSFSGFDNFARGLSDPVFWDSMLRVSIYAVVIVPVTQVVSLLLALLIDAVQRRVANKFRLILLVPYMIPGIVATMIWIYLYSPVVGPLTPILNFFGLDVNFFSGSMIWVSIGNLALWGAIGFNMLILYGALQAVPREIFDAARVDGASEFRIAMSIKVPYVQTSLVLTGLLSIIGTLQIFAEPTLFRSISPETITKDFTPSMVIFNQAFQVGNLNYAAAQSIILAAVVGVASVIIYRLTKKVDS
- a CDS encoding carbohydrate ABC transporter permease; protein product: MTLTSLTADSPRTEEEVQKSALKPRRRNRPKKFRDGDDSSELSGKRGGSRIVVIIGLVLFALYSIGPAWWLVVSSTKTKEDLYTTDAMWFANFSLFDNLASLFTYQDGIFGVWLWNSTLYAFAGSIGHTLVSLAAGYGLAMYSFRGKGTTMGFIIGSFLIPGALLTIPSYLLFVQMGLYDTIWAMIIPAFFSPFAVYLAKIYAEGAVPSELLEAARIDGAGEYRIFFQIASRLMTTAGATIFLLHFVGSWNAFFGPMVFLRGDDKWPVMLGLYSWLQRGTDSTVDLTGLVITGSLVATIPMVVLMVAMQRYWRSGVAMGSLK
- the hutH gene encoding histidine ammonia-lyase, which produces MTITTQESLTVTLGSSGVTPEEVVAVARHNAKVTISQEVLDTVAKVRAHIDDLAHSVVPAYGVSTGFGALANRHIPNELRTQLQKSLIRSHAAGMGPAVEREVVRGIMFLRAKTLASGRTGVRPVVLQTMVDVLNAGITPVVREFGSLGCSGDLAPLSHCALVLMGEGEATGPDGVPYGGRGESPVAELLAAHGIEPVTLAEKEGLALVNGTEGMLGMLLMAIADIRQLLTTADITAAMSVEALLGTDQVFLPELHAALRPHPGQAASADNMLRVLSNSPLVASHRVGDSKVQDAYSLRCAPQVAGAVRDTVDHAALVASRELAAAIDNPVVLPDGRVSSNGNFHGAPVGYVLDFLAIAVADLSSIAERRTDRMLDPARSHGLPAFLAADPGVDSGMMIAQYTQAGLVSDNKRLAVPASVDSIPSSAMQEDHVSMGWHAARKLRKAVENLRRVLAIELVTSARAIDIRTQLSGGQLRPGPAGAAVIGALRAVVEGPGTDRFLSPELETADRLVASGEVRAAAESAVGILA